From the Oryctolagus cuniculus chromosome 17, mOryCun1.1, whole genome shotgun sequence genome, the window CTCTGAACCTCAGTGTCTCCCTTCTGTGAAatgggccacagcactggacctcTGAGCCGTCGGCATTTGTGGGGGGTGACTCCATCTAGAACTGAGGCTGCAGCAAGCCCTCgtcacttaattttttaaagattgtatttatctatttgagaggcagagttacagagagagggagagacagagaggtcttccatctgctggttcactccccagacggctgcgaCCCTGGaagcttccaagtctcccatgtgaggtgcaggggctcaagttcttgggccatcttctaccgctttcccaggctacagcagagagctggattggaagtggagcagccaggacttgaaccagcatctgtacgggcagccggcactgcaggcagaggcttagcccagtacaccacagcgcgGCCCCTCAAGCCCTCTTCACTGTGCATGGGGCCTGGCGTCTGCTGTGACAGGGGACCAGGGCACTGGTAACTGAGACAGAGCGGGAGCCTCCCTCAGCATCCCGCCTGCCTCCCTGGAGCCCTCCTCTCTAAGACGCAGGCTCACAGTGCCTGCATCTGATAGGAGccatggttcgagtcccggctgctctgcctcccatccctgctaatatgcctgggaaagcagtagaagatggcccaagtgctggacccctgcacctgcatgggagacccggaagaatctgatcagcccagctccgaccattgcggccatttggaaagtgatccAGTAGAGGGACGctctctctccccgcccaccttctctgcaactctacctttcaaataaggaaatctttaaaaaacagaaaaaaaaaaaacgggatATGGGGTCGGGTGCCTACTCCTTCTGTGCGTCCGGGAATCTTCTCTCATCGTTGTTCTACCCAGGACCCTTTTGGGGACTTGGTGAGGAAGATCATGGACCAAATCCACGACCACATGGAGATGGAGGAGCTGAGCCGGGACTTCGGCACGCAGACGTACgagcagcaggtggtggagctgagccaggcaggtgAGGGTGGCACGATTGCGGGGACCACCGGGGCGGAGCCTGGGCCCGCTctgaccccgcccctgcccgcagCGGCGAAGGCCGGGCTCCAGGAGCAGCGGGTGCATGCGCTTCACCTTCGGCGCTACAACGACGCGCTGCTCATCCACGACACGGTCCGCGCCGTGGACGCTCTGGACACGCTGCAGGATTTCTACGACAGGGAGCGCACCACTAAAGCCCGGATCCTGCATGCCGAGCGCTGGCTGCTGGCCCTCTTCGATGGTGAGGCACGCGGGGctcagggctggacgagtggccagaAGCCGGCCAGGGCCAGGCACAGGCAGTATCGCAGCTGGGAAGCTTCCAGCAAGGGTCCTGGGACCTGATATTTCTAACCAATTCCAAGGCCATGGGTAGGACGGGTTTCTTCCCTCATCTGCGAAGGTTTGCAAAGTTATAAAAACTAGTTCATGTTATTgacaaaagtatttcaaaaactgtgctttttaaagttggtttatttatttaaaaggcagaattagagagagagagtccatccgctggttcactcccgcagtggccccagcagcaggggctgagccaggatgaggCCAGGTGCAGGAACTCCCCGTCCCCCatgtgggcccaggggcccaggcacaatctcctgctgctttcccaggcacattagcagggaactggattggaagtagagcaaccgggacttgaaccgggaccCGTGTTGGATGCCAGCAaggcagacagcggcttaaccgcGGTGCCACAATGCTGAGCCTGCCAAAACCATTTGGTTGAGAGGCTCCTGCGGTCTGGGGCGTGTAGTGCCTTTGGAGAGAGAGGCTGAAAGCCTCAGCACAGGTGGGGGCTGGAGACTGAGTTGGTCCAGTGTGGACAAGCTCCAGGGCCATCCTGGTTGACAGGGTGCAGAGGGTCAGAGGTGCGGGGACAAAGGCTCCTGTCGCACAGCGGCCTTGAGAGTGGGCACGCAGAAGTATCCTTCCGCGTGCCCTGAGAACAGAGCAGGAGCCGGGGTCTTCTCTCCTGCGGCCCCTCTGCGCTTCCGCCATCCCCTCCCTGTGAGCGCTCCACCCCAGTGCCCTGAGTCGTGCACCTCTGCGGGCTTTCCGTGGCAGAGCACAAGAACACGCTGGCCCGCTTGGCGACACAGAGCCCCGAGAACCCCAAGCTGGAGATGCTGGAGAACATCCTGCGGACACAGTTCAGGAGCCCCGACAGCCCCCGGGGCATCATCTTCACCCGCACCCGCCAGAGCGCGCGCTCCCTGCTGCTCTGGGTTCAGCAGCAGCCCGGCCTGCAGACAGTGGACATCAGGCCCCAGATGCTGATTGGGGCGGGGAGCAGCAGCCAGAGCACCCACATGACCCAGGTGTGGGACTGGGGCAGCGATGGTGAGGGGTGAGGAGACCcccggggcaggggagagggaagcTGACCTTGAGAGCCCAATACCCCAGGCTGGGGGGTCCCCAGGGGCAGGGGGAAAGGGGTCTGTGTGGAAGGGGTGGGCGATGAGGTTCCTACCAGCAGAGGGTGGGGGTCTTGGGTCCTTGTGGGAGAAGAGCCTAGGAACTcgtgggagagaaaggaaggggctTTAGGGGTGTCCAGGGGAGAGCGGGGTTGGAGGTTGCCCGGGGAGAGGGACAAGATCCTGGGCATGCGTGAGGTCGAGGCGGGATGCTGGGTCCCACGGAGAGGGGCCGAGATGGCCAAGGAAGGGCTGTACCAGGGAGGGCTGCTCGGGCAAGTTggagcctgcacctgccaggcGCTCTCTCCTCAACTCACCCCTCTTCCGCCAGAGGGACCAGGAAGAGGTGATCCGGAGGTTCCGTGCTGGCATGCTGAACCTGCTGGTGGCCACGAGTGTGGTGGAGGAGGGGATGGACATTCCTCACTGCAATGTGGTGGTGCGCTACGGGCTCCTGACCAACGAGATCTCCATGGTCCAGGTGATCGCCCCACTTTGCCATGACAGCCCCTGAAGGAGGCAGTcaggggccccagcccctctCAGGCCCCCCCTTCCTTCTCCATCCCCAGGCCAGGGGCCGAGCCCGGGCAGATCAGAGTGTGTACTCATTTGTGGCAACGGAGGGCAGCCGGGAGCTACGGCGGGAGCTGACCAATGAGATGCTGGAGGCGCTGATGGAGCAGGCAGTGGGTGCTGTGCAGAAGATGGACCAGGCTGAGTATCAGGCCAAGGTCAGCGGGCAGCCACGGGCTGGGGACCTCTGCCTGGTTGGTCTCTGAGTGCATGGGCACGCACATGCGTGCACGCATGGGCATATGCACACACTCCCGCCTCCCTGTGCCCCTTTCTCTCAGGGTTACCTTGGTGGtttgaagggagggagagggagaaagaggcagGGGTGCATCTGTCAGGGAGGGCGGGCTGACCCCCAAAAGGTCTTGGGCACCGGCCATGCCCAGGGGTTTGAATTTATCCTTGCCTCCAGTCACCTGGTGTATCCGTGAGGGCCGCCTTCCAGAGAAGACAAACCAAGACACGTGCCCAGGAAAAGTCCTCGGGTCCCCGGGGCTGGCCCGCCACCCGGCCTTGTCCAGGGTGGTCCTGTCTGCCCCTCGTAGCCCATTAACGGTGCCCTGTGACAAATCCAAAGAGCCAGATTTGCATGAACTTTTCCAAAGAGGGGGCAGGGATTCAGCCGGAAGCTTGCCCCGCCCCACAATCTGCCTGTCCACAGAGCTGTCTCTCAGAGCTCTGGTACGCAGCAGGGGAGGTTAAGGCACGTCCCCTCTGGGTACGAATGAGGTCTGAGGTCTTTGGGAGCCCGCTGTCTCCTAGGAGCATTCCTGGCGTCAGGTGTCCTGGGCCTTCCTCTCCAGATCCGACAGCTGCAGCTGGCAGCCCTGGTGCAGCGCGCCGCCCGGGCCGACCAGAAGGAGCAGGTGCGGCAGCAATTCCCGGCCGAGCACGTGCGGCTCCTGTGTGTAAACTGCATGGAGGCCGTGGGCCACGGGAGCGACCTGCGGAAGGTGGAGGGTGCCCACCACGTCAACGTGAACCCCAACTTCTCGTGAGAcccacagaggggctgggggggggctgAGAGGcgaagggtgggggctgggaatgACCCCCAGCCAGCCAGTGCGGTGAGGGCCCAGGATGGGGGTGGCGAGAGAGCACGTGAACAAGCCCAGGCTTTGTATCTTGATGGCGGTCTGGCCAAGGCAGGCTTTATCTGCGCCCCCTTTGCAGGGAGCAAATAGAAGCTCAGGCTCCGTGACTTCAGAACTGGCGTTCACGTGACCAATTTGTGGCGCTGTCTCCTCTGAGCACATCAAGAGGGGCTGGCTGTCCATGCTCTGTCCCTTGGGGGACAGCTTCTGCCACTCCCCACACCTTCCCAGGTGTTTATTaggcgcctgctgtgtgccaggctttCGTGCACGTCCTGTCCTTTGAGGAGGCGGCCCTTTCACCCAGGTCTCAGAGGACGGGTTGGGTTTGCGTGTGGAATGAGGAGTAGAGGCCAGGGTGGCAGAATGCACGGGGCGGGGGATTCCAGTTGGCCTCAGAGGAAGGGGCTGAAGCATGAGATGCAGAAGGAAgacagcctggccctgggggtcTCGCAGGTCCAGCCTGAGGGTTAGCCTTTACCCAGAAGGCAATGGGCAGTCCCAGGTGGATGCTAAGCAAGAGGCTGTCAGGGCAGATGTTCGTGTTTCGAGGTGTAGAAGCACGGCTGGGGGTGCGCGTTAACACGACGGCAGGCGGGGCCATTCGGAGACTCCTGCACCCGGGCTGAGATGGTGGGATCCAGGCAGGAGTTCCTGACGTTGCACTTCCTGGCTCCGGGAAGTCTGCACTTGTGATGGGAAGAAAGGGCCAGGTGGGGGGCTCGGGTGCAGGCTCGGTCAGGAGGAGGAGGGTCCGAGCGGGCTGTGGCCACCCTGCTCCTCTCCAGGATCTATTATGCTGTCTCCCGGGATCCCGTGCCCATCAACAGAGAGTTCAAGGACTGGAAGCCGGGGGGTACCATCCGCTGCAGGAACTGTGGGGAGGTAAGTGCGTGGGCCGTGGCCTGGAGCCCTTAGCTCCACTCTTCAGAAGCCCgcagtctgagggaggaggcccagccttccCTAGGATGGGGGAGCCCCCAGTCTGAGGAAGGAGGTCCCATCCCTGTTGACGGGGACCCGCTGCGTGATGGCAGAGCTGCCTGTCCGCCTCCCCCAGAGCTGGGGCCTGCAGATGATCTACAAATCCGTGAAGCTGCCGGTGCTCAAAGTCCGAAGCATGCTGCTCGAGACCCCTCGAGGGCGCATCCAGGCCAAGAAGTGGTCCCGCGTGCCCTTCCCGGTGGCGGACTTCGACTTCCTGCAGCACTGCACCCAGAGCCTGTCCGACCTCTCGCTGGACTGACCACCTTGTTGCTGCAGTACCCAGCTcagcctgcagggggcaggaGAATCCGCAGCAGCCATCCCCTTCCACCAACCCTGGACCCAGTCCGCCTCTTTCCTGAGTCAGCAGCCCTGGGTGCTGTGCTGACCAGGGAACAGCCGGGTGCCCAGATGGTTGAGGCTCCCAAAGTGAGGAAGCTCAGCCCCTGaccagctgcacacacacacacacacacacacacacacactggatggagctaggggaaactgaggcaggaggcTTGCCATTCTGTGTACTAGGAAGCACGACACCCCTGTCCTGCCAAGGTCACCAATTAAGACCACATGGGAAGATGGAGTAGAAAATGTGTGGAAGACTTAACCCTGATGGAATAAACTGCACGTACTGACCTCAGTGTGCCGTTCTCAGGTTTAACACAGATGTTCCTCCCCATCAAGATCAAGAGCATCATCTTCCCCCTTGGAGTCCTCTCCTCCTACCCTCCCCAAGACCCGTCTGTGATAAGATGCTCCCCTTTAATGGGCGTCACAGAGCCTCACAAGCTAAATTTTAGGTCCATGAAAGGGGCCccttgcaggggctggcactgtggcatagtgggttaagctgttacttgggacactggcatcccatatgggcaccagtttgagtcctggctgctccacttctgacccagctccctgctaatgcacgtgggagagcataggaagatggcccaagtgcttgggcccctgaacccacatggaaggcccagaagaagcttctgtctttgatctggcccagccctggctgttgcagccatgtgggaagcaaaccagcagatggaagatctttttctttctctctccgtttttcaagtaaatctttttttcaaaaagccccTTGCACCCCACCATGGCTTCCAACCCCATGCCCGCTTCACACCCTTCCTCCACCCCCCCCAGTCACCGCCTCTGGGCCGTGGACAGGCAAAGACCCAGGATTTGAGGGGTGGGCTCAGGAGAGCAGGGGATGGGGGAGAATTACAAAGAGCTAAATTTTCCGTTCTCATTTTAATAagcaagaaaaggaaaggcaAGATCTAGGTTGATTCTTCAGGGAAAGGGCTATTTTGGTAGTAAGAGGCCCAGCAGGCAAGAGTCACCTCCACAGCTGGGGAGTGGCTAGGGCTGTCCTTCCTGCCACCTGACCTCCGCGCTGCCCCGCTGCCCCGGGTGGGTGGGAAACAGcacaccctccctctccctcccagcgTGTTCTTTCCTCCTCTGGCCTCCGGTCAGGGCTGAAATTCCAGCTCCAGTCTTCTTggcctccagctctctgccccccctccccgggagGAGTGCCCCCTCTTCTCCAGGTGTGCCTTGGCCTTGGCCCCAGGAGTCCCCCTGCTCCCCTTCCTGTCCCAACTCCGCAGCCACCGTGTCCTGTGTGCCCATCCGCTCCCCACCGT encodes:
- the DHX58 gene encoding ATP-dependent RNA helicase DHX58 isoform X1; this translates as MELRPYQWEVIVPALEGKNIIIWLPTGTGKTRAAAYVAKRHLETVPGAKVVVLVNRVHLVTQHSEEFGRMLDGHWTMTTLRGDMGPRAGFGHLARGHDLLICTAELLQMALTSTEEEEHVELTAFTLLVVDECHHTHKDTVYNVILSRYLELKVHRTQPLPQVLGLTASPGTGGASKLDGAIDHILQLCANLDTWRIMSPERYRSQLLQLNQKRCKQYDLCHRRSQDPFGDLVRKIMDQIHDHMEMEELSRDFGTQTYEQQVVELSQAAAKAGLQEQRVHALHLRRYNDALLIHDTVRAVDALDTLQDFYDRERTTKARILHAERWLLALFDEHKNTLARLATQSPENPKLEMLENILRTQFRSPDSPRGIIFTRTRQSARSLLLWVQQQPGLQTVDIRPQMLIGAGSSSQSTHMTQRDQEEVIRRFRAGMLNLLVATSVVEEGMDIPHCNVVVRYGLLTNEISMVQARGRARADQSVYSFVATEGSRELRRELTNEMLEALMEQAVGAVQKMDQAEYQAKIRQLQLAALVQRAARADQKEQVRQQFPAEHVRLLCVNCMEAVGHGSDLRKVEGAHHVNVNPNFSIYYAVSRDPVPINREFKDWKPGGTIRCRNCGESWGLQMIYKSVKLPVLKVRSMLLETPRGRIQAKKWSRVPFPVADFDFLQHCTQSLSDLSLD
- the DHX58 gene encoding ATP-dependent RNA helicase DHX58 isoform X2 is translated as MELRPYQWEVIVPALEGKNIIIWLPTGTGKTRAAAYVAKRHLETVPGAKVVVLVNRVHLVTQHSEEFGRMLDGHWTMTTLRGDMGPRAGFGHLARGHDLLICTAELLQMALTSTEEEEHVELTAFTLLVVDECHHTHKDTVYNVILSRYLELKVHRTQPLPQVLGLTASPGTGGASKLDGAIDHILQLCANLDTWRIMSPERYRSQLLQLNQKRCKQYDLCHRRSQDPFGDLVRKIMDQIHDHMEMEELSRDFGTQTYEQQVVELSQAAAKAGLQEQRVHALHLRRYNDALLIHDTVRAVDALDTLQDFYDRERTTKARILHAERWLLALFDEHKNTLARLATQSPENPKLEMLENILRTQFRSPDSPRGIIFTRTRQSARSLLLWVQQQPGLQTVDIRPQMLIGAGSSSQSTHMTQRDQEEVIRRFRAGMLNLLVATSVVEEGMDIPHCNVVVRYGLLTNEISMVQARGRARADQSVYSFVATEGSRELRRELTNEMLEALMEQAVGAVQKMDQAEYQAKIRQLQLAALVQRAARADQKEQVRQQFPAEHVRLLCVNCMEAVGHGSDLRKVEGAHHVNVNPNFSIYYAVSRDPVPINREFKDWKPGGTIRCRNCGESCLSASPRAGACR